A genomic segment from Salmo trutta unplaced genomic scaffold, fSalTru1.1, whole genome shotgun sequence encodes:
- the LOC115187649 gene encoding uncharacterized protein LOC115187649, producing the protein MTSLGIQQRPTDHRQTGRSPLLLSHKQRSSSSLPLLKRLHQARGPYAGAEPQTDPLSLDDYFSLLQRLKEETYMYKQNKELKQVQSRKPWCKQQPQSPPLPSPLPRGPSSRVPPLPGVPSSSSRVLPSGRTQRRLSQHSSHKMASSSSSSQKGKHTPAIIKGHRHLSYGGSVPPENITIQQFYDLTPTKKSNVRLNDQLIPKPTDINIAEIMIKVPIPKEHPYQAHISRFALFPTFRSPDDPDTGVRAASLRPLNPLVPSSAPEVTVLRKTKGGPYRHEVLEAPMTTMKKTISWPGQHGFLDHPKPVKGEAQTQVFYPKSQKTVFPTPTLRDWDVTLSERTANMLRNVEKSHWVTSYQLHYTGTGPTNPLRLDDFHENTIDMITGKITPYTTQLRERSHPVLLPPKPRDGRKARIRQGRHTVESTYHPPVTAPAAESHSVDHTSTQNHPAGPLGTMSGHQSHQEIKGDPSTQDDHPNNSHGHSELSLARPGAGDVSGPEPAQVSGYVFPGHHLQDQGSRCERCGEERCECQVKEAREGLHHPGPGASDPQQSNQAPRASLEKGVVEKVTDTESSLALYSCQLPHPPLNETTEITKENNTKREVWYEDVPSSKKQSYTASGGNPFSLSQPAPALATNNTGAAYESETELSAADLVSPNIRNWRSSGNLVLGSEMTANQTPEEQDQEWQNREIPIPRSISNPCIQPRPHALPSTHPGERGRGRCQLALLELQDSFSKSEVHRLFHSSLQGGAVNLQDNVHTGRKHRFYGFNSFYLHN; encoded by the exons ATGACCAGCCTAGGGATCCAGCAACGTCCCActgaccacagacagacagggaggagtCCTTTACTCCTGTCTCACAAACAGaggtcctcctcctccctgccccTCCTGAAACGCCTGCACCAGGCCAGAGGGCCGTACGCTGGCGCTGAGCCCCAGACAGACCCGCTGTCGCTGGATGACTACTTCTCCCTCCTCCAGCGACTGAAAGAGGAGACTTACATGTACAAACAGAACAAGGAGCTGAAACAGGTACAGAGCAGGAAGCCATGGTGTAAGCAGCAGCCTCAATCTCCACCTCTGCCCAG TCCTCTTCCCAGAGGCCCTAGCAGCAGAGTTCCACCACTTCCCGGAGTtcccagtagcagcagcagggTGTTACCGTCGGGTCGTACCCAGCGTAGACTGAGCCAGCACTCCAGCCACAAGATggcgtcctcctcctcctcctcccagaagggtaaacacacccctgccatcaTCAAGGGCCATCGCCACTTAAGCTACGGAGGATCCGTCCCACCTGA GAACATCACCATTCAACAGTTTTATGACCTTACACCTACCAAGAAAAGTAACGTCCGCCTCAACGACCAGCT TATACCAAAACCAACGGACATCAACATCGC AGAGATAATGATAAAGGTTCCGATTCCAAAAGAACATCCATATCAGGCCCACATCTCCCGCTTCGCCCTGTTCCCAACTTTCCGCTCACCAGACGACCCCGACACAGGCGTGAGAGCTGCGTCCCTACGACCCCTGAACCCCCTCGTCCCGTCCTCTGCTCCAGAGGTCACTGTGCTGAGAAAGACAAAAg GAGGTCCTTATCGTCATGAGGTACTGGAGGCACCCATGACAACCATGAAGAAAACCATCTCATGGCCAGGACAACATGGCTTCCTGGAT caccCCAAACCAGTTAAGGGCGAGGCCCAGACCCAGGTATTCTACCCTAAGTCCCAGAAGACAGTGTTTCCCACCCCCACCTTGCGTGACTGGGACGTCACGCTGTCTGAACGAACAGCCAACATGCTCCGCAACGTAGAGAAGTCCCACTGGGTCACCTCCTACCAGCTTCACTACACAG GCACTGGGCCTACTAATCCCTTGAGGTTGGATGACTTCCATGAGAACACCATTGACATGATCACTGGGAAGATAACTCCCTACACAACACAGCTG AGGGAGCGATCCCACCCCGTCCTGCTGCCCCCTAAACCACGAGACGGGCGCAAGGCCAGAATACGCCAGGGTCGTCATACGGTGGAGAGCACCTACCATCCTCCTGTCACTGCCCCAGCAGCAGAGTCCCACAGCGTAGACCACACTTCCACACAGAATCACCCTGCTGGGCCTCTGGGAACTATGTCTGGTCACCAAAGTCATCAGGAGATAAAGGGGGACCCTTCTACTCAGGACGACCATCCCAACAACAGCCACGGCCACTCAGAGCTCAGTCTAGCCAGGCCTGGGGCTGGAGATGTGTCTGGGCCTGAGCCTGCTCAGGTGTCTGGGTATGTGTTCCCTGGTCACCACCTTCAAGATCAAGGCTCCAggtgtgagaggtgtggggagGAGAGGTGTGAGTGCCAGGTAAAGGAGGCCAGAGAAGGGCTCCATCACCCAGGGCCAGGGGCATCAGACCCCCAGCAGAGCAACCAGGCTCCCAGAGCCTCCCTGGAGAAGGGGGTGGTGGAGAAggtcacagacacagagagctCTCTGGCCTTGTACAGCTGCCAGCTGCCCCATCCTCCCCTGAATGAGACCACAGAGATCACCAAAGAGAATAACACCAAGAGAGAGGTATGGTACGAGGACGTTCCTAGCAGCAAGAAGCAGAGCTACACAGCATCAGGGGGTAACCCGTTCAGCCTGAGCCAGCCAGCTCCAGCATTGGCTACTAACAACACAGGGGCGGCATATGAATCTGAGACAGAGCTGTCTGCTGCTGATCTGGTCTCTCCCAACATCCGTAACTGGCGCTCAAGCGGGAATTTAGTTCTGGGTTCTGAGATGACTGCCAATCAGACCCCTGAAGAACAGGATCAGGAGTGGCAGAACAGAGAGATCCCCATCCCACGCAGTATCTCCAACCCCTGTATCCAACCCCGTCCACATGCCCTGCCTTCCACCCACCCAGGGGAGAGGGGCAGGGGCCGGTGCCAGTTGGCACTGTTGGAGCTCCAGGACTCCTTCAGTAAGTCGGAGGTCCACCGCCTCTTCCACAGCTCCCTCCAGGGGGGCGCGGTCAACCTGCAGGACAATGTACACACCGGGAGAAAGCACCGCTTCTACGGCTTCAACTCCTTCTATTTGCACAACTGA